From Streptomyces sp. Edi4, one genomic window encodes:
- a CDS encoding amino acid adenylation domain-containing protein: MPPTAQTPKGVSRSTPACDATSSGYPRHALLCDLFSAQAERSPESDALRWRGGRWTYRELRGRVRRAAARLRDRGLGEGDIVAVLLERSPQLVVTALAVLEAGGVYLPLDTHTPPRRLACVVRDAQVAHFVTAPGVAVPPAPELVHVVTPDLIGEETPPELPFRTPARTASDAAYVIYTSGSTGAPKGVLCSHRGLVRFVTADHPAVPGPGDRLLATANPSFDVSCYELFCTLLNGACLVLPDPDDLLDTRELARRLQHDGITTLWLSAGLFHTHAYAAPHMFSGLRCLMVGGDSISPKAVRAVLAQGPPGTLVNGYGPTENSVISTSYTVRELPEHAELVPIGTEVAATTGYVVRQDGGLAAAGEEGELWLGGDGVAIGYLNDPEQTARRFVPDRFGNDVRGRLYRTGDMVRRRPDGVLEFLGRRDRQVKLRSFRVELDEIEAVLSTHPDVRQAAVDVLGEGPGQHLGAAVVCSPHTDTAALVPHLHDHVRDRLPAHMVPNRIVCARDLPLTVSGKADHARLLARLARPRLDAREARTPQDAHEIAVGRIWCSVLGTDTARRDDDFFALGGTSLMATHVAAATCRSFGIDQAQGGVLIRALLSNPTLGAFAGRSRELAERGLTRAPHTSTDFYAEARLRQPASMTGPPPATGCPRTVLLTGATGFLGVHLLCRLLRAGVAHVYCLTRSPDEERGAARVAARMLRYGLDPHHIGDRITVIPGDLTAERFGVDRSAWTRMARDCDHIVHCAAQVNFAYPYQALAPANVGGTRTVIELAAAHRLKPLHHVSTMAVIAGFGPAGVPHVTERTPLAHPDRLALGYTETKWVAEQLVAEAAHQGLPASIHRPYEITGTQDRGIWNTETMMCALFRTIAQSGVAPDMALPLNFVPVDHTADIITRVITHERHDGRVYHLTNPHEARLSLLVDRLRAMSYRVRTVGLREWVDVVMEATSEDPRHPMAPYIPLFAESAAGTGTALVQTHLAGTFPRFSRDNAARVTADAGLTCPPVDDRLIDLYLGHLRESGYLPPPETATTT, translated from the coding sequence ATGCCGCCGACGGCACAGACACCGAAGGGCGTCTCGCGGTCCACCCCCGCATGTGACGCCACCAGCTCTGGCTACCCCCGTCACGCCCTGCTGTGCGACCTGTTCTCCGCGCAGGCCGAGCGATCTCCCGAGAGCGATGCCCTGCGGTGGAGGGGCGGCCGCTGGACGTACCGGGAACTGCGCGGCCGGGTGCGACGGGCCGCGGCTCGACTGCGCGACCGCGGCCTGGGTGAGGGCGACATCGTCGCCGTACTGCTTGAGCGCTCCCCGCAGTTGGTGGTAACAGCGCTCGCCGTCCTGGAGGCCGGTGGCGTCTACCTCCCCCTCGATACTCACACGCCCCCAAGGCGGCTGGCCTGCGTGGTCCGGGACGCGCAGGTCGCCCACTTCGTGACCGCGCCGGGTGTCGCCGTCCCTCCGGCTCCTGAACTCGTCCATGTCGTCACCCCTGACCTGATAGGAGAGGAAACACCGCCGGAGTTGCCGTTCCGCACCCCGGCGCGCACGGCGTCAGATGCCGCCTACGTCATATACACCTCGGGCTCGACGGGCGCGCCGAAGGGGGTGCTGTGCAGTCACCGCGGACTGGTCCGGTTCGTGACGGCGGATCACCCGGCGGTTCCCGGGCCCGGCGACCGCCTGCTCGCTACGGCGAACCCGTCGTTCGACGTCTCGTGTTACGAGCTGTTCTGCACCTTGCTCAACGGAGCGTGTCTGGTTCTGCCGGACCCCGACGACCTGCTCGACACCCGGGAACTGGCACGGCGCCTCCAACACGATGGCATCACCACTCTGTGGCTGAGCGCCGGCCTGTTTCACACACACGCGTACGCGGCGCCCCACATGTTCTCCGGCCTGCGGTGTCTGATGGTGGGCGGCGACTCCATCAGCCCCAAAGCGGTCCGCGCCGTACTGGCCCAGGGGCCGCCGGGCACCCTCGTCAACGGCTATGGACCGACGGAGAACAGCGTCATCAGCACCTCCTACACGGTCCGTGAACTGCCGGAGCACGCGGAACTCGTGCCCATCGGTACCGAGGTCGCCGCCACCACGGGGTATGTGGTCCGGCAGGACGGTGGCCTGGCCGCCGCGGGAGAGGAGGGGGAACTCTGGCTCGGTGGGGACGGCGTGGCGATCGGCTACCTCAATGACCCGGAACAGACCGCGCGGCGCTTTGTGCCCGACCGCTTCGGGAACGACGTGCGGGGCCGTCTGTACCGGACGGGTGACATGGTGCGACGGCGACCCGACGGGGTGCTGGAATTCCTGGGACGCAGGGACCGGCAGGTCAAACTCCGGAGTTTCCGGGTGGAGTTGGACGAGATCGAGGCCGTACTGTCCACTCATCCGGATGTGCGGCAGGCCGCCGTCGACGTACTGGGCGAAGGGCCGGGACAGCATCTTGGCGCGGCCGTGGTCTGCTCCCCGCACACGGACACCGCGGCTCTCGTCCCACACCTGCACGACCACGTTCGCGACCGTCTGCCCGCCCATATGGTGCCCAACAGGATCGTGTGTGCCCGCGACCTGCCGCTGACCGTGAGCGGCAAGGCTGACCATGCCCGCCTCCTGGCCCGGCTTGCCCGGCCACGCCTCGATGCCCGGGAGGCCCGGACGCCGCAGGACGCGCACGAAATCGCCGTGGGACGGATCTGGTGTTCGGTGCTCGGTACGGACACCGCTCGACGGGACGACGACTTCTTCGCCCTGGGCGGCACCTCATTGATGGCGACGCACGTGGCGGCGGCCACGTGCCGCTCGTTCGGCATCGACCAAGCGCAGGGCGGGGTACTCATCCGCGCGCTGCTGAGCAATCCGACACTCGGAGCGTTCGCCGGGCGATCACGTGAACTCGCCGAGCGGGGGCTTACGCGGGCGCCACATACCAGCACGGATTTCTACGCCGAGGCGCGCCTGCGGCAACCGGCGTCCATGACCGGCCCGCCCCCCGCAACAGGTTGCCCGCGAACCGTGTTGCTCACCGGCGCCACCGGCTTCCTCGGCGTTCATCTCCTGTGCCGGCTGCTGCGTGCCGGCGTGGCACATGTCTACTGCCTCACCCGCTCTCCGGACGAGGAACGCGGCGCCGCCCGTGTCGCGGCCCGGATGCTGCGCTACGGGCTGGATCCACACCACATCGGCGACCGGATCACCGTGATACCGGGTGACCTGACAGCCGAGCGGTTCGGTGTGGACCGGAGTGCCTGGACACGGATGGCCCGGGACTGTGACCACATCGTGCACTGTGCCGCGCAGGTCAACTTCGCCTACCCCTACCAGGCCCTGGCCCCGGCCAACGTCGGCGGCACCCGCACCGTCATAGAACTGGCGGCCGCGCACCGGCTCAAGCCTCTCCACCATGTCTCCACCATGGCTGTCATCGCGGGCTTCGGTCCCGCCGGGGTCCCCCACGTGACCGAGCGCACCCCGCTCGCGCACCCCGACCGGCTCGCACTCGGCTACACGGAGACCAAGTGGGTCGCCGAGCAGCTGGTGGCGGAGGCGGCACACCAGGGTCTGCCCGCGTCGATCCACCGGCCCTACGAGATCACAGGCACCCAGGACCGGGGCATCTGGAACACCGAAACCATGATGTGCGCGCTGTTTCGCACGATCGCGCAGAGCGGCGTGGCTCCGGACATGGCGCTGCCACTGAACTTCGTCCCCGTCGACCACACGGCCGACATCATCACCCGCGTGATCACCCACGAGAGGCACGACGGCCGCGTCTACCACCTCACCAATCCCCACGAGGCGCGGCTGTCCCTCCTGGTTGACCGTCTCCGGGCGATGTCCTACCGCGTTCGGACGGTCGGACTGCGGGAGTGGGTGGACGTGGTCATGGAGGCGACGAGCGAGGATCCCCGGCATCCGATGGCGCCCTACATCCCCCTGTTCGCCGAATCCGCAGCCGGCACGGGCACCGCCCTCGTCCAGACGCACCTTGCCGGCACCTTTCCCCGCTTCAGCCGCGACAACGCCGCCCGTGTGACAGCGGACGCCGGCCTGACATGCCCGCCTGTCGACGACCGGCTGATCGACCTGTATCTCGGCCACCTCCGGGAGAGCGGGTACCTGCCGCCGCCGGAAACCGCCACAACGACCTGA
- a CDS encoding methyltransferase domain-containing protein: MTGGDDQRYEVLPSHRGDSFRDHVIRAYKDSPDDWRNVLGDQLHFQWGVYDHPDSPRPVSLDEAGSRHLEQQLGLAGLLEPGHPAPRRVLDVGCGWGATLRHLAHVFPDCPRLDGINISPEQLAHCADLVRDIHEAERIHLYLCDAADIAQLPDQEPYDLVLARGAITHFPPEVYETATEALARRMEPGGLLVISETLYREAFLASEPPLPPDTDHLALGHRKSLRYVMDVLENSGFRVRDQRVLPSPEEAARWVLELKSNIDFHFPTEASMPLEAIRAMAVDLAIALLRNEASVRSIIAERREA, translated from the coding sequence ATGACCGGCGGCGACGATCAGAGGTATGAAGTACTCCCGAGCCATCGCGGTGACTCGTTCCGCGATCACGTCATCCGTGCCTACAAGGACTCCCCGGATGACTGGCGGAACGTCCTCGGCGACCAGTTGCACTTCCAGTGGGGCGTCTACGACCACCCGGACTCCCCCCGCCCCGTGTCACTGGACGAGGCCGGATCGAGGCACCTGGAGCAGCAACTGGGCCTGGCCGGGCTCCTCGAACCGGGACACCCGGCCCCGCGGCGCGTCCTCGATGTCGGGTGCGGATGGGGAGCGACGCTGCGGCATCTCGCACATGTCTTCCCCGACTGCCCGCGTCTGGACGGCATCAACATCAGCCCGGAGCAACTCGCCCACTGTGCGGACCTCGTGCGTGACATACACGAGGCAGAACGCATCCACCTGTATCTGTGCGACGCCGCCGACATCGCACAGCTACCGGACCAAGAGCCCTACGATCTGGTGCTTGCCCGAGGCGCCATCACACACTTTCCGCCGGAAGTGTACGAAACCGCGACCGAGGCGCTGGCCCGGCGCATGGAGCCGGGCGGCCTCCTCGTCATCTCGGAGACGCTCTACCGCGAGGCGTTCCTGGCCTCGGAACCGCCCCTGCCCCCAGACACCGACCATCTGGCACTGGGACACCGCAAGTCACTTCGCTACGTCATGGACGTACTGGAGAACAGCGGGTTCCGCGTTCGCGACCAGCGCGTTCTGCCCTCTCCTGAGGAGGCGGCACGCTGGGTCCTGGAGCTGAAGAGCAACATCGACTTCCACTTTCCGACGGAGGCGAGTATGCCCCTCGAAGCGATCCGCGCCATGGCCGTGGACCTCGCCATCGCACTGCTCCGGAACGAGGCGTCAGTGCGCAGCATCATCGCTGAGCGCCGAGAGGCGTAG
- a CDS encoding amidohydrolase family protein: protein MPASAARDLLLRPDRVWDAVADTPVDGLSVLVREGRIAAVAHDLPPSPGADIVDMPGCTLLPGFIDCHVHLLDENAETAPSAYQTLTAVPVLRALLRSGFTTVRDLGSAHLPLNVSLRTAVKDGLIEGPRIIAAPNILSPRGGHADKQPDLAQRYGLQIGTLAEGVEELRRAVREQARAGADWIKFAGGGGFSSPVDSPTSAAYSRVETHIIVATADDLGLPCATHAFTDRAIQRAVAAGVRSVEHGCFATAPTYRAMEQAGTFLVPTHYAQTYFLDRLDDDGFWNSSMATTRQNYRTHAESLREGLLRPARTRVRTAFGTDAGMFPHAQNWREFPTMLAHGYTALRALRAATRTAADLLNRPDLGLIAPGATADLVALEGDPFQDIIATSRPRYVLQEGRLVT from the coding sequence GTGCCCGCATCCGCCGCTCGAGACCTTCTGCTGCGACCCGACCGCGTGTGGGACGCGGTGGCGGACACGCCCGTCGACGGTCTGTCCGTCCTCGTACGCGAAGGCCGGATCGCGGCAGTCGCCCACGACCTTCCTCCCAGCCCTGGCGCGGACATCGTCGACATGCCCGGCTGCACGCTCCTGCCCGGCTTCATCGACTGCCACGTCCACCTGCTCGACGAGAACGCGGAGACCGCGCCCTCCGCCTACCAGACCCTCACCGCCGTCCCTGTCCTGCGCGCCCTGCTGCGAAGCGGCTTCACCACCGTCCGCGATCTCGGCAGTGCCCACCTGCCCCTCAACGTGTCACTACGCACAGCCGTGAAGGACGGCCTGATCGAAGGTCCGCGCATCATCGCGGCCCCCAACATCCTCTCCCCGCGCGGCGGCCACGCGGACAAGCAACCAGACCTCGCCCAGCGCTACGGACTTCAGATCGGCACCCTGGCCGAAGGAGTCGAGGAATTGCGCCGTGCGGTACGCGAGCAGGCGCGCGCCGGAGCCGACTGGATCAAATTCGCGGGCGGCGGCGGATTCTCCTCACCCGTGGACAGCCCCACCAGCGCCGCCTACTCACGCGTGGAGACGCACATCATCGTCGCCACCGCCGACGACCTGGGGTTGCCGTGTGCGACCCACGCCTTCACCGACCGCGCCATTCAGCGCGCCGTCGCCGCAGGAGTGCGCAGCGTGGAACACGGCTGCTTCGCCACCGCACCGACCTACCGGGCCATGGAACAAGCCGGCACCTTTCTGGTGCCGACCCACTACGCCCAGACCTACTTCCTCGACCGGCTCGACGACGACGGCTTCTGGAACAGCTCCATGGCCACCACCCGCCAGAACTACCGCACACACGCCGAATCCCTGCGCGAAGGACTCCTGAGGCCGGCCCGCACCCGGGTCAGAACGGCCTTCGGTACCGACGCCGGAATGTTCCCCCACGCCCAGAACTGGCGGGAATTCCCCACCATGCTGGCCCACGGCTACACCGCCCTGCGCGCCCTGCGGGCCGCGACCCGCACTGCGGCAGACCTCCTCAACCGCCCCGACCTGGGCCTCATCGCCCCGGGCGCCACGGCAGACCTGGTCGCCCTTGAGGGCGACCCTTTCCAGGACATCATCGCCACCAGCCGCCCCCGGTACGTACTCCAGGAGGGCCGCCTCGTCACATGA
- a CDS encoding FAD-dependent oxidoreductase, translated as MGRLPEAATGARIAVIGAGGSGLAAAYELMRAGCQPVVYEAERSEDGPGGRRLGGRMYSRRLREADSAVVELGCLRFPESARLLRQYAYTFGVRLEPFRDNYAAPTTPLTVLDVDGRQYAAGKIEDLYDRCDGFREAHARWQQALARIGFFQIQRDVAARDLAAVRRRWREVLVRFEPWSFYRFLRAPDGAGLTHDQARLLGTAGVGPAVWDSFFGLSLLEILRLLLCTEGSSLLYAPEGISRLAEGFWSHRTTDPHGRTCSVEAVNEGAPRPAVRALDIEPDAAHGVVVHSEDGRSERFAAAVFTPQLRLVETGVEVRSTVAHTPVLGPRLWRAVRRLHYWQSSKTALVVDDLFWDKTSMDGVTLTDRLPRAAYTVDYGPARGPGGRRGVLDLSFTWAQDAMKISPSTPEERVALFVRDLADIHPEVADELRAHARTGEAVTVSWENERHFRGLSRWSCPGDHPYQRDLFAHFMKDFAGTPAVPGEPPNALYLAGDDTSWSPGWLNHALASGLNAAWGILRQLGAQPEPGNPGPGDVWNDPHYTPLTTA; from the coding sequence ATGGGGCGGCTGCCTGAGGCCGCCACCGGAGCGCGCATCGCCGTCATCGGGGCCGGCGGGAGTGGACTGGCCGCCGCCTACGAGCTGATGCGGGCCGGCTGCCAACCCGTGGTGTACGAGGCCGAGCGAAGCGAGGACGGACCGGGAGGGCGGCGCCTGGGCGGGCGCATGTACAGCCGACGCCTTCGAGAGGCGGACAGCGCTGTCGTGGAGTTGGGCTGTCTGCGCTTTCCTGAAAGCGCCCGGCTGCTGCGCCAGTACGCCTATACGTTCGGCGTCCGGCTGGAGCCATTCCGCGACAACTACGCTGCCCCCACCACCCCCTTGACCGTGTTGGACGTCGACGGCCGACAGTACGCCGCCGGGAAGATCGAGGACCTTTACGACAGGTGCGACGGCTTCCGGGAGGCGCACGCGCGCTGGCAGCAGGCGCTGGCCCGGATCGGCTTCTTCCAGATCCAGCGGGATGTCGCCGCGCGCGACCTTGCCGCGGTGCGCCGCCGCTGGCGCGAGGTGCTGGTCCGCTTCGAGCCGTGGTCCTTCTACCGTTTCCTGCGCGCCCCGGACGGTGCGGGCCTGACCCACGACCAGGCACGGCTGCTGGGCACCGCCGGAGTAGGGCCCGCCGTCTGGGACTCCTTCTTCGGCCTCAGCCTGCTGGAGATCCTGCGCCTGTTGCTGTGCACCGAGGGAAGCTCCCTGCTGTATGCGCCTGAAGGCATCAGCCGGCTCGCGGAGGGCTTCTGGTCCCACCGCACCACCGATCCCCATGGACGGACGTGCAGTGTCGAGGCGGTCAATGAGGGAGCACCGCGCCCTGCCGTGCGCGCCCTGGACATCGAGCCGGATGCCGCCCACGGCGTCGTGGTGCACAGCGAGGACGGGCGCAGCGAGCGGTTCGCGGCCGCCGTGTTCACCCCACAGCTGCGGCTTGTGGAGACCGGCGTCGAGGTACGCTCCACCGTCGCTCACACGCCCGTGCTCGGCCCCCGGCTGTGGCGGGCCGTGCGCCGCCTGCACTATTGGCAGTCCTCCAAAACCGCCCTGGTGGTCGACGACCTGTTCTGGGACAAGACCTCCATGGACGGGGTCACGCTCACCGACCGGTTGCCGCGCGCCGCCTACACCGTCGACTACGGGCCCGCGCGGGGACCCGGGGGCCGACGTGGCGTGCTGGATCTCAGCTTCACCTGGGCACAGGACGCCATGAAGATCAGCCCGTCCACTCCGGAGGAGCGGGTCGCCCTCTTCGTCCGCGACCTCGCGGACATCCACCCAGAGGTGGCGGACGAGCTGCGCGCGCACGCCCGCACGGGGGAGGCGGTGACAGTGTCCTGGGAGAACGAGCGGCACTTCCGAGGCCTGAGCCGCTGGTCCTGCCCGGGCGACCATCCCTATCAGCGCGACCTGTTCGCCCATTTCATGAAGGACTTCGCCGGTACACCTGCCGTACCCGGCGAACCGCCGAACGCCCTCTACCTCGCGGGCGACGACACCTCCTGGTCTCCGGGCTGGCTCAACCACGCCCTCGCCTCGGGCCTGAACGCCGCCTGGGGCATCCTGCGCCAACTCGGCGCGCAGCCCGAGCCGGGCAACCCCGGGCCCGGCGACGTGTGGAACGACCCCCACTACACACCGCTCACCACGGCCTGA
- a CDS encoding MFS transporter has product MTTLEPARASQDARQRTAAPKLILAATFMGIFLLNLNTMAMNVALPGIGRTFGGSTAGLQWIVDAYTLMFAALLLSAGTLSDRVGASRAFGAGVAVFTVASAACGLAPGLSALIVARLVQGSAAAIMLPASLALVRQAFPDAAERARAIALWTACGAVAVAAGPVAGGVLSTTLSWRAIFVFNLPVGIATLAVLSRVERSPRRAAPLDPYGQLTAIVALAALTFAVIDGGENGFGEPVVLGCLGLAAVATTAFIMIEAHTAAPVVPLDLFRSRTVTVSVAIGFVANAAFYGLVFVLSLFFQDVLRLSAMAAGLMFLPMMAVIAGANLASARAAARFGPRMPIAVGQAIFALAMFGLLWVDEGTSRPVIAAMLVPVGFGLGFFVPSLTAVLLNDIAAERAGMAAGILNSFRQTGGALAVAVFGALVADRGEFIGGLRVALCVAAVMLMATTAAALMLPRDRG; this is encoded by the coding sequence ATGACCACGCTTGAACCAGCCCGCGCGTCACAGGATGCCCGGCAACGCACGGCCGCTCCGAAGCTGATCCTGGCGGCCACGTTCATGGGCATCTTTCTGCTCAACCTCAACACCATGGCGATGAACGTGGCGCTGCCCGGGATCGGGCGGACCTTCGGCGGCAGCACGGCGGGACTGCAATGGATCGTGGACGCCTACACGCTGATGTTCGCCGCACTGCTGCTCTCCGCGGGCACGCTCTCCGACCGCGTCGGGGCGAGCCGCGCGTTCGGCGCCGGCGTCGCGGTCTTCACGGTCGCCTCGGCGGCCTGCGGACTGGCGCCGGGACTGAGCGCGCTGATCGTCGCCCGCCTGGTCCAGGGGAGCGCGGCGGCGATCATGCTGCCCGCCTCGCTCGCCCTCGTCCGCCAGGCCTTCCCTGACGCGGCCGAACGGGCACGGGCCATCGCGCTGTGGACCGCCTGCGGAGCCGTCGCGGTCGCCGCGGGCCCGGTGGCCGGCGGGGTGCTGTCCACCACTCTGAGCTGGCGGGCGATCTTCGTCTTCAACCTGCCCGTCGGCATCGCCACCCTCGCGGTGTTGAGCCGCGTGGAACGCTCGCCGCGCCGTGCCGCGCCGCTCGATCCGTACGGCCAGCTCACGGCGATCGTCGCGCTCGCGGCGCTCACCTTCGCGGTGATCGATGGAGGGGAGAACGGCTTCGGTGAGCCCGTCGTGCTGGGCTGCCTGGGGCTCGCCGCCGTGGCGACGACGGCGTTCATCATGATCGAGGCACATACCGCCGCGCCGGTGGTCCCGCTCGACCTCTTCCGTTCGCGCACGGTGACGGTTTCGGTCGCGATCGGTTTCGTCGCCAATGCCGCGTTCTATGGGCTGGTGTTTGTGCTGAGCCTGTTCTTTCAGGACGTTCTGCGCCTGTCCGCCATGGCCGCGGGGCTGATGTTCCTACCGATGATGGCCGTGATCGCCGGAGCCAACCTGGCCTCGGCCAGGGCCGCGGCACGCTTTGGGCCGCGGATGCCGATCGCCGTGGGGCAGGCGATCTTCGCCCTTGCGATGTTCGGCCTGCTCTGGGTCGACGAGGGCACCAGCAGACCGGTGATCGCGGCGATGCTCGTCCCGGTCGGCTTCGGCCTGGGTTTCTTCGTACCTTCCCTGACCGCCGTCCTGCTGAACGACATCGCCGCGGAGCGGGCCGGAATGGCCGCCGGGATCCTGAACTCCTTCCGGCAGACGGGCGGCGCGCTCGCCGTGGCGGTCTTCGGAGCCTTGGTCGCGGACCGGGGCGAGTTCATCGGTGGCCTGCGGGTCGCCCTGTGCGTCGCGGCGGTGATGCTGATGGCCACCACGGCCGCGGCCCTCATGCTGCCGCGCGACCGTGGCTGA
- a CDS encoding helix-turn-helix transcriptional regulator, with protein sequence MTEFGKFLRARRGDVRPADVGLPATTGTRRTPGLRREEVAALAGVSIDYYVRLERGKETRPSPAVVEALADALRLNPEESGFLHELAARAARRAPEPRPLPSRRVRPTVTQLLETLRPNPAYVVSRTNDLLAANPGGLRLLHGIADWPERQRNTVRYIFLHPAARELWADWEQKAKGCVAQLRAIAGTDPDAPDLAALVGELIVKSPDFNRLWDRYEVHTIGDGKKTLRHPEVGTMTLSHEGLSLNRAQGQRLIIYMAPPGSPDHDKMTLLDLAASGPSIGSGETAPVSPPGGAQHR encoded by the coding sequence ATGACCGAGTTCGGGAAGTTTCTGCGCGCCCGCCGTGGGGACGTACGCCCGGCAGACGTCGGGCTCCCCGCCACAACCGGCACGCGCCGCACGCCGGGTCTGCGCCGGGAGGAAGTGGCGGCGCTGGCCGGTGTGAGCATCGACTACTACGTACGTCTGGAACGCGGCAAGGAGACCCGTCCGAGCCCCGCCGTGGTCGAGGCGCTGGCCGACGCGCTCCGCCTCAACCCCGAGGAGAGCGGCTTCCTGCACGAGCTGGCGGCGCGGGCGGCGCGGCGTGCGCCCGAGCCCCGTCCCCTGCCGTCGCGCCGGGTCCGTCCGACCGTCACGCAGCTGCTTGAGACGCTTCGGCCCAACCCGGCGTACGTCGTGAGCCGCACCAACGACCTGCTGGCGGCCAACCCCGGCGGGCTGCGGCTGCTCCATGGCATCGCCGACTGGCCGGAGCGACAGCGCAACACCGTCCGGTACATCTTCCTGCATCCGGCTGCCCGCGAGCTGTGGGCGGACTGGGAGCAGAAGGCCAAGGGGTGCGTCGCCCAGTTGCGGGCGATCGCCGGCACCGATCCGGACGCCCCGGATCTCGCCGCACTCGTAGGTGAACTCATCGTCAAGAGCCCCGACTTCAACCGGCTCTGGGACCGGTACGAGGTGCACACGATCGGCGACGGCAAGAAGACGCTCCGGCACCCCGAGGTCGGCACGATGACGCTCTCGCACGAAGGGCTGTCCCTCAACCGCGCACAAGGCCAGCGCCTCATCATCTACATGGCGCCGCCCGGCAGCCCGGACCACGACAAGATGACGCTCCTCGACCTCGCCGCCTCCGGGCCTTCCATCGGTTCCGGCGAGACGGCGCCCGTCTCCCCGCCCGGAGGAGCGCAACACCGTTAG